A region of the Anomalospiza imberbis isolate Cuckoo-Finch-1a 21T00152 chromosome 11, ASM3175350v1, whole genome shotgun sequence genome:
GCCTGTGCCGACTGGCTGCTCCCTTGCCCCTCTGCCGCTGTGGCGGCTCTGCTTGTCCccaggccagctctgctccttgcCAGGGGCTGTTAGCAGGCCACGAGGGAGACACTCATTAAGGCGACCTTCATCcgtcctggctgtgcccactGAAGTCAGGGAGGGCCACGActcctccctcctgccttcTGGGGGGACCCGCTTGCCCTGAGTGCACCCTGAGCTATCCTGTTGGtgcaggatggccccagccCCTGGCGTGAGGCTCTGCAGAGCATCTCTCCTGAGGTGCTGTGACCAAGGGCAGTGCTGGATGCTTCAGCcgccctgcagcagccccaggctcaggcCCCGGCCCGAGGGCTGCAGCCTCAGCAAGTGTTGAAGCACCGCATCGATCCCCGGAGCCTCTGAGTCGGggtggcagaggaggaggaggatggctGCTGCTCTTCGGCTGCATTTGAGCATGTTCCCCTGGACCAGGAGGACAccagctgggaatgctggcGTGGGAGCACAGGGTGGGTTGTCTGAGGTCTGTGTTCCTTGGCAGGACTGAGCGCGCGACCGCGGTGCTGCTGGCAGATCCCTGCTTCCAGCTGCGCTCCATCCAGTACCTGCTGGGCCACCCCGAGCCCTCGGCCCTGGCAGCAGCCGCCCCGGCCACGGACAAGCGCCACTTCTCCCTGCACACCTGTAAGTGTTGGCACTgcactgggagctgggctgtgctcagcACCCACCCACAGCCGGGGAGGGAGGAATGGGGCTGCTGGTGTCTTGTGTCCCCTGCAACATCCCAGCCCTTTTAGTCTTGGGGACAGGCGTCTATGCCCTCCTCCACcaccccaggagcagcacttTGGATGGGGATGTATCCAGTGCCAGCCAGTAGTTCTGCCCTTCTCACCGCCAagtggcagctgcagcccctgtgCAGCAGCCTCAGGACAGCCTGAGGGTCCCATTcaccccccacacacccagTTTGCTCCCCAGACACAGAGTACATCAGTACTGAGGAGCTGGCAAAGGTGGAAAAGATGCTGAACCATCTGAGTGAGGAGTcaaagcaggcagctgcaaCCACACTGGTGAGTtctgcccctgccccagccctgtcccagtccTCGACAGCAGGCCTGGGACACGGGACTTTGGATGCCACTGCTAACTCCTGGTAACCCCCACAGCCCACCAGCGAGGAAGACCTGTGCCCCATCTGCTACGCACACCCCATCTCGGCCATCTTCAGGCCCTGCTCCCACAAGTCATGCAAGTGAGTAGCTCCCATGCCTGACCTCCACCAGGATGActgccagcccctggccctgccctgtgccatgTGGGTGGGGGCTGATGCTCTTTCCTCCTCTGTCCCAGAGCCTGCATCAACCAGCACCTGATGAACAACAAGGACTGCTTCTTCTGTAAGGCCACCATCACAGGGGTGGACGACTTCACCAAGCCAGCCAGCTCGTagagcccagccccacaccaCGGGCTCCCTCAGCGGAGCGGGGCAGCCCCCCGCCTCACACTGGCTTCTCCCCCAAATGCttgccctgctcagggctgtgggaCCCTCACCCAGAGGGTCAGGACCCAGCACGGGGCAGCAGCGTGAGGTGGGagggctgcagggtgggaaAGGCAGGTGCCCAGCAGCCTCTCTGCCCCGTGGGCCGTTCTCAGGGAGGGGAGCCCAAGGCCTCGgctctgtggcagtgctgggaacaCATGGGGGCCcggggccagggcaggggggCTGACCTGGACATTTGGGCTGTTAACTTGCCCCTGGCTGGGGGCTGACTTCATGAAAagcagcattaaattattcttCCTTATGTGGTACCCTGAACATTGGGAAAGGGAAGGCCCCCGGGGTTGGGGCTGCACTCAGGTGATGCTTAACAGGAAatggaaatataaatatttaatccAAGGAGAGCTGGGAGCGCAGGGCCTGCTGGGGGCTGCTACATGATGATGCGTGGCTCTGGCACAGACTCGGCGATGGATTTGTGTGGCAGCACATTGGCCCCGTTGAGGTAGAGCTCGTCGTTGACGATGACATCCTCGCCCAGCACAGTCACGTTCTCCATGCGCACCTGCCCCAGAGAGGCCCTGTCACATCCTGGGCCCGGGGCCCAGTGccaggctcctgctcctgcctgcagggaccaCATCCCTGCAGCCACACCCCGAGGAGGTGAGAGGGCAAGAGCTGAGTCCCGATCCCCTGTGGGGGCACCCATGTCCTCACCCACTGCCCCacggagcagctccagcccacgATGCAGGATTCCAGCCAGGAATGGGAGCGGATGCGAGCCCCTTCCAGCACAGTGCAGCGTTTGATGCGCACCCCATCCTCCACCACCACGCCAGCCCCGATCGTCACGTTGGGGCCGATGACACAGTTTGCCCCAATCTTGGCACTGGGGTCCTGGAAGGAAGAGGGCTTGTGCCAGGGTTGGGAGGGCAGACAGCTCTTGGCATAGCCCCTGCCACTTGGCCagccagggaggaggagggcagaggTTGAGAACGGCAGTGAGGACAGTGGTGGGACAATGCAGAGAGCTCATGATGTGCCcggggctgctgtgctgggggctggcacTTACCACCAGCACATTCCCTACGACACCAGGCCCCGAGTGCAGCTTCTCGGGGTGCTGAGCCCGCAGCGCTTGCAGGTACATGCACATGCCCGTAAGGAAATCCTTTGGCTGCCCAATGTCCATCCAGAAGCCTGTGGGGACAAAGCCATGGTGACAGCCCCCAGCGTGAGGGTGGCAGTGCAGGCAAGACCCCCAGTGCTGCCTGCACTGTGCTCAGGGCCTTACCCTGTAGCTCCATGGCGTAGAGCTGCCCATCCTGTGCCATGGCTGGGAAGATCTCCTTCTCGATGGAGGTGGGGCGCAGCTGCAAGAACGAGGTacagggctgagcagggggCACAGTCCCTcagcctggcccagcctggcaccCCGGCTCATACCTGGATGCGTTGCAAGATGCCAGGGTTAAATATGTAGAGGCCAGCGTTGATCTTGTTGGACACAAAGACGCGCGGCTTCTCCACGAAGCGGCAGATGCGGCCGGTGTCGGCCTCGCACACCACCACACCGTACTTGGCTGGCTCCTCCACGCGGGTCACCACCAGGGAGCCCTCGCCGCCGTGCTGCCGGTGGAAATGGGCCAGCGCCGCAAAGGGGAACTCGCAGATCACGTCGCTGTTGAGGACAAAGAAGGGCTCCCCGTCCTCGGCCAGCAGGTCCCGCGCCAGTGCCAGCGGTCCCGCTGCGTGGCCGTGAGTGACGCCGCAGGGACGTGGTGAGCCCGGGTCCTGCTGGGCCCACCTCTGCCTGTCCCAGCATCCCTCCCAagtccccagtccctctggaTCCTCACCCGGCCCGCTGTCCCTGGTCCTGCCCATGTCCATCCTAGCATACCCCTCCTGATTCCCCTG
Encoded here:
- the GMPPB gene encoding mannose-1-phosphate guanyltransferase beta, which encodes MRALILVGGFGTRLRPLTLSRPKPLVEFCNKAVLLHQLEALRQAGVSHVVLAVSYMSDALEAAMREQEQRLGIRISMSHEKEPLGTAGPLALARDLLAEDGEPFFVLNSDVICEFPFAALAHFHRQHGGEGSLVVTRVEEPAKYGVVVCEADTGRICRFVEKPRVFVSNKINAGLYIFNPGILQRIQLRPTSIEKEIFPAMAQDGQLYAMELQGFWMDIGQPKDFLTGMCMYLQALRAQHPEKLHSGPGVVGNVLVDPSAKIGANCVIGPNVTIGAGVVVEDGVRIKRCTVLEGARIRSHSWLESCIVGWSCSVGQWVRMENVTVLGEDVIVNDELYLNGANVLPHKSIAESVPEPRIIM